The following coding sequences lie in one Spirosoma sp. KUDC1026 genomic window:
- a CDS encoding DedA family protein, whose protein sequence is MDQIIEFFRYLLNSEEIIQTGGLVLITLIIFIENGVIFGFFLPGDYLLFLSGVFAGTRLLDVSLWLLLACIFGAAVLGSLTGYLTGYFAGGRLQNRPDSLLFKKEYITNTRVAFEKYGTSALIVARFLPIVRTFAPVLAGLIHMDFRRFMLYNVTGGAIWVVTLVGGGFFFGEQFPWIINYVHWIIIFFLGVTTFTVVRGYLNARRERRAEKAKLE, encoded by the coding sequence ATGGATCAGATTATTGAGTTTTTCAGGTACTTACTCAACTCCGAAGAAATCATTCAGACGGGGGGGCTAGTGCTGATTACCCTTATCATCTTTATTGAAAACGGAGTCATTTTCGGGTTTTTTCTACCCGGCGATTACCTCCTGTTTTTGTCCGGCGTCTTTGCGGGTACACGGCTGCTCGACGTATCACTCTGGTTACTACTGGCCTGTATTTTCGGTGCGGCCGTGCTCGGATCGCTCACCGGCTACCTGACGGGCTATTTCGCCGGCGGACGGCTGCAAAACCGCCCGGACTCCCTGTTATTCAAGAAAGAGTACATTACGAACACACGGGTTGCTTTTGAAAAATACGGCACCAGCGCGCTCATCGTTGCCCGTTTTCTGCCTATTGTCCGCACGTTTGCTCCGGTGCTGGCAGGATTGATTCACATGGATTTCCGTCGCTTCATGCTGTATAACGTTACGGGGGGCGCAATCTGGGTCGTTACGCTGGTTGGCGGTGGTTTCTTCTTCGGCGAGCAGTTTCCCTGGATTATCAATTACGTTCACTGGATCATCATTTTCTTCCTCGGTGTTACCACGTTCACCGTCGTCCGCGGTTACCTGAACGCCCGGCGTGAACGGCGGGCCGAGAAAGCCAAACTGGAATAA
- a CDS encoding 3-hydroxyacyl-CoA dehydrogenase/enoyl-CoA hydratase family protein translates to MEATLEKPKTQVKNRTIRRVAVLGSGIMGSRIAAHFANIGVDVLLLDIVPKEPNAAEQAKGLTTESPVVRNRIVNDAFQTMLKASPAALYSAKFASRIKLGNFDDNLKEITAYDWIIEVVVERLDIKRSVYERIEQYRKPGTLITSNTSGIPMHLLTEGRSDDFKKNFCGTHFFNPPRYLRLLEIIPGPDTDPAVIDFLMKYGDLYLGKTTVLCKDTPGFIANRLGIQSLIQTIRVAEELGLTVEEVDKLTGPVVGRPKSGTFRLSDVVGLDTTVNVASNLVKMEHDESRASFELPSSVVKLMENKWLGDKTGQGYYKKTKDANGKTEILALDLKSYEYKPSAKVKFATLESTKAIDNLRQRFPVLIDGKDKAGEFYRRTFADGFRYATYRIPEISDELYRVDAAITAGFGWQLGLFETWDAIGVRKGVELIEALGQKPAQWVYDMLDAGFDSFYKIENGIRKYYDIPSKSYKAIPGTESFTILENLSNNVVWKNKGANIIDLGDGILNVEFRSKMNTFGPEVLEAVMKGISMAEKDFRGLVIGNDDTAAFSAGANLGALFMFAIEQEFDEVNLMIAQFQKMIARIRYSSIPVIVAPHTLTLGGGCEAVLHSDRAVAHAETYMGLVEVGVGLIPAGGGTKEMAARASDLYQSGDPELNILQNIFMNIATAKVSTSAQEALEMSYLRSTDQIVLNRSRLIAEAKQAAIELSENGYTQPKPRADIKVQGKTGIALFKAGITAMKMGRYISDHDAKIADKLAYVICGGDLSAPQNVSEQYLLDLEREAFLSLSGEKKTLERIQSLLTGGKPLRN, encoded by the coding sequence ATGGAAGCAACCCTGGAAAAACCTAAAACCCAAGTCAAGAATCGTACTATCCGGCGAGTGGCCGTGCTGGGGTCGGGTATTATGGGCTCGCGCATTGCAGCTCACTTTGCCAATATTGGCGTTGATGTTCTGCTGCTGGACATCGTGCCGAAAGAACCTAATGCCGCCGAACAGGCCAAAGGACTGACTACTGAAAGTCCCGTGGTACGTAACCGCATTGTGAACGACGCGTTTCAGACGATGTTGAAAGCTAGTCCGGCCGCGTTGTACAGTGCTAAGTTCGCCAGTCGGATCAAGCTGGGCAACTTCGACGATAATCTGAAAGAGATTACCGCTTACGACTGGATTATTGAAGTGGTTGTGGAGCGGCTGGACATCAAACGGTCGGTGTACGAACGTATTGAGCAATACCGCAAGCCCGGCACACTGATTACATCGAACACCTCGGGGATTCCGATGCACCTGCTCACGGAGGGCCGGAGCGACGATTTCAAAAAGAACTTCTGCGGAACGCACTTCTTCAACCCACCTCGTTACCTGCGTCTGCTGGAAATTATTCCTGGTCCGGACACCGATCCGGCCGTAATCGATTTCTTGATGAAGTACGGCGATTTGTATCTCGGCAAAACGACAGTGTTGTGCAAGGACACACCCGGTTTCATCGCTAACCGGCTGGGTATTCAATCGCTGATTCAGACGATTCGGGTGGCCGAAGAACTGGGGTTGACCGTTGAGGAAGTAGATAAACTGACGGGACCTGTCGTTGGGCGGCCTAAATCGGGCACGTTCCGGCTATCGGACGTAGTGGGGCTGGATACAACGGTAAACGTTGCCAGTAACCTCGTCAAGATGGAGCACGACGAGTCGCGGGCGTCGTTTGAACTGCCGTCATCGGTAGTCAAGCTGATGGAGAACAAGTGGCTTGGCGATAAGACGGGGCAGGGGTACTATAAGAAAACGAAGGATGCCAACGGCAAGACGGAAATTCTGGCGCTGGACCTCAAGAGTTACGAATACAAACCTTCTGCTAAGGTCAAATTCGCTACGCTCGAAAGTACCAAAGCGATTGACAACCTGCGGCAGCGGTTCCCCGTTTTAATCGACGGGAAAGACAAAGCGGGTGAGTTTTATCGCCGGACCTTTGCCGACGGATTCCGGTACGCTACGTATCGCATCCCCGAAATTTCAGACGAACTGTATCGCGTTGATGCCGCCATTACGGCTGGCTTCGGCTGGCAGCTGGGCCTATTCGAAACCTGGGATGCTATCGGTGTTCGCAAGGGTGTAGAACTGATTGAAGCGCTCGGTCAGAAACCCGCTCAGTGGGTGTATGACATGCTGGACGCGGGTTTCGATAGTTTTTACAAGATCGAGAACGGCATCCGTAAGTATTACGACATTCCGAGTAAAAGCTACAAAGCCATTCCGGGCACCGAATCATTTACGATTCTCGAAAACTTGTCGAATAACGTTGTCTGGAAAAATAAAGGAGCCAACATTATTGACCTGGGTGACGGGATTCTAAACGTCGAGTTCCGGAGTAAGATGAACACCTTCGGTCCCGAAGTGCTGGAAGCGGTCATGAAGGGTATTTCGATGGCCGAGAAAGATTTCCGGGGCCTGGTGATTGGGAACGACGATACAGCGGCCTTCTCGGCGGGAGCAAACCTGGGCGCTTTGTTCATGTTTGCTATTGAGCAGGAGTTTGATGAGGTGAATCTGATGATTGCGCAGTTCCAGAAGATGATTGCACGCATCCGATATTCGTCCATCCCGGTTATCGTCGCTCCGCATACACTGACGTTGGGGGGAGGCTGCGAGGCCGTACTGCATTCAGACCGGGCCGTTGCTCACGCCGAAACGTATATGGGACTGGTTGAAGTCGGTGTCGGTTTGATTCCGGCTGGTGGCGGAACGAAAGAAATGGCCGCCCGGGCGTCGGATCTGTACCAGTCTGGTGATCCTGAGCTGAACATTCTGCAAAACATCTTTATGAACATTGCTACGGCGAAGGTCTCTACTTCGGCGCAGGAAGCGCTGGAAATGAGTTATCTGCGGTCAACCGATCAGATTGTACTGAACCGGAGCCGTCTGATTGCCGAAGCCAAGCAGGCTGCTATTGAACTGTCAGAAAATGGCTATACGCAACCCAAGCCACGCGCGGATATTAAAGTACAGGGTAAAACGGGAATCGCGCTCTTCAAAGCTGGAATAACGGCCATGAAAATGGGTCGTTATATATCCGACCACGACGCCAAAATTGCTGACAAGCTGGCGTATGTCATCTGCGGTGGAGATCTGAGTGCTCCTCAAAACGTATCCGAACAATACCTGCTCGATCTGGAACGCGAAGCCTTCCTGTCGCTGAGCGGTGAGAAGAAAACGCTGGAGCGGATTCAGAGTCTGCTGACGGGCGGAAAGCCACTACGCAACTAA
- a CDS encoding DUF6036 family nucleotidyltransferase, giving the protein MPVTINHNAENRLKAFTRLMALASKLYHANPKNRAKSMDITDRDVQQLLESLNRYDVKFMLVGGTAGVVHGHVRTTQDMDLWLRSDSLNKTSLIQALKENGVAGADYLKDVPLLFGWTSVAVGKHGFTLNMGYSLKAFAETDFDACYERAIDVVFDDIPFKVIQLNDLITEKKKVGSPKDLNDVDELTKLNQERDEDIL; this is encoded by the coding sequence ATGCCAGTTACTATCAACCATAACGCGGAAAACAGACTGAAAGCGTTTACCCGGCTAATGGCACTGGCATCAAAACTTTATCATGCTAATCCGAAAAACCGGGCAAAATCTATGGATATCACTGATCGGGACGTACAGCAGTTGCTGGAGAGCCTGAATCGTTATGACGTCAAGTTTATGCTGGTTGGCGGTACGGCAGGTGTAGTTCATGGTCATGTCAGAACGACACAGGACATGGACCTTTGGTTACGGTCAGATTCGCTCAATAAGACTAGCTTGATTCAGGCGCTTAAAGAAAACGGAGTCGCTGGCGCTGATTACCTGAAGGACGTGCCATTGCTGTTTGGCTGGACGTCGGTAGCAGTTGGTAAGCATGGTTTTACGCTGAATATGGGATACAGTCTGAAAGCATTTGCCGAAACAGACTTCGATGCCTGCTACGAACGGGCTATTGACGTAGTGTTCGATGATATCCCTTTCAAAGTAATTCAGCTTAATGATCTGATTACTGAAAAGAAAAAAGTGGGCAGTCCGAAGGATCTCAACGATGTAGATGAATTAACTAAACTAAACCAAGAGCGGGACGAGGATATTTTGTAG